TTCGACCTCGGCGGCAATACCGACACCTTCACGCGCGCCTGGGTCGACGACATGCCGGGTGAATTCCCGCGCATCGACGAGCGCTTTGCCACGCTGCCCTGCCGCCATGGCTACTTCGCCTCGCGCCAGCATGACGCCAGCGTTCCCGGCACCTACGACACGCTGGTGCACCTGGACCTGCGTACCGGCGCGCGGCGCAAACATGCATTGCCGGCCGGCGACCTGGTGTCCGAACCGGTCTTCGTGCCGCGCGCGCCGGACAGCGCCGAAGGCGACGGCTGGCTGCTGGCTACCGTCTATCGCGGTGGCGAGCATCGCAGCGACCTGGCGGTCTATGACGCCGCTGCCATCGAGGCCGGCCCGGTTGCGCTGGCACACCTGTCGCATCGCGTGCCGTTCGGCTTCCACGGCAGCTGGCGGTGCGCCGCGCAGCCCTGAGACAAGCGCTTACCCGACGCTTAGCCGAACGCTTACCCGAACACTTACCCCAAACACCTACTCGAACAGGATTACCGAACGCGCCAGCTCGCCACGGCGCAGTTCGTCGAAGGCATCGTTGATGCGCTCCAGCGGCAGGCGCTGCGCGATCAGCTCGTCCAGGTGCAGCCTGCCGGCCATGTAGAAATCGACCATGCGCGGCATGTCCACCGGGAAGCGGTTCGAGCCCATCAGCGAGCCCTGGATGCGCTTCTCGGCGAGGAAGTCGCTGCCCTTCAGTTCGATCTTGACGCCCGGCGCGATCATGCCGATCACGGTGGCCGTGCCGCCGCGGTGCAGCATGGCAAAGGCCTGCTCGGTGGTCTGCTTCAGGCCGATGGCCTCGAAGGCGTGATGCACGCCGCCGCCGGTCAGCGCGCGCACGGCATCGGGCACGTCGGCATTGCCGGCATCGATCACGTCGGTGGCGCCGAACTTGCGCGCCAGTTCCAGCTTGGCCGGCACGCGGTCGATGGCGATGATGCGGCCGGCGCCGGCTATCGCGGCACTGTTGACCGTGGCAAGGCCAATGCCGCCGCAGCCGATCACGGCCACGGTCTCGCCCGGCTGCACCCTGGCGGTGTGGATCACTGCGCCCATGCCGGTGGTGACGGCGCAGCCGATCAGCGCGGCGCGGTCCAGCGGCATGTCGCGGCGGATCGCCACCAGCGCGTGTTCGTGGATCAGCATCTGCTCGGCAAAGGCCGACAGGTTCAGGAACTGGTTCATGGGTCCGCCCTGCCGTGCCGTCAGGCGCGGCTCCTCGCCTTCCCGGCGGCGGGTATCGGGCTCGACGCACAGTGACAGGTGCCCCGTCAGGCAATGCTCGCAATGGCCGCAGTACGCCGACAGGCAGGTGATGACGTGGTCGCCGGGCCTGACCGTGCGCACCTCGGCGCCAACCTGCTCGACCACGCCGGCGGCCTCGTGTCCCAGGATGGCCGGCATCGGGTACGGATAGGCACCGTCCAGGAAATGCAGGTCAGAGTGGCAGACGCCCACGGCAGCGGTGCGCACCAGCACTTCGCGCGGGCCGGGCTTGCCGATGGCAACGTCTTCGATCACAAGCGGGGTCTTGGGTTGATGCAGGACGGCGGCTTTCATAACGCTCCTTTGCGGCGGGCGTGCCGGGGCGGCACAGTGCAATGAAGCCAAAAACCATATCCGCAATCCATGGTTCAGGGAAGGCGCATGGCAGCAGCGCCACGATGTTTACAACTCTTCCTTGATCGGGAGCACACGCAGCACGCCGATGCCCAGATGTTGCAGCGCACCCATGCCCGGCTCGCTGTCATAGGTGGTGAGCTGCCCGCTCTCGCGCGTGGTCCACGTCAGGCGTGCGTTGTTACCGTCTGCATCGGTGCGCACGCCGATGCGGTAGGCCATGTCGAGCAGGCCGTCCTCGGTGGACTTGATCATGCGCTCGGCCAGTGCCGGGCTGTCTAGCACGATCCCCATCTCGGTGTTCAGCTTGGCCGAGCGCGGATCCATGTTGAGCGAGCCGATGAACACCAGGCGCCGGTCGACGATGTAGTTCTTGGCGTGCAGGCTGGCGCGGCTCGACGACATCCAGGAGCGCGAGCGCGAACCCTTGGCGGCCTTGCCGCGCTGCGCCAGCTCGGCATTGGCGCTGGGCTTGAGTTCATACAGCTCGATGCCGGCGGCCACCAGTGCCTGACGGTGCGGGGCATAGCCCGCATGTACGGCGCTGACATCGGTGGCGGCGAAGGAATTGGTCAGGATGCGCACGCGGATGCCGCGCTTTGCCAGCGCGATCAGCCAGGCCTCGCCGTCGTCGTCGGGGACGAAGTATGGCGAGATCAGCAGGACTTCCTTCTGCGCGCCGCTGATCATCTTCTCCAGGCGGGCGGTGGCATGGCCGGGTTCGTCATGGGTCTGGTGGGTGATCTTGGCGGCCTTGTCCGAGACCACCGTGGCCTTGCCGGTGTAGGCCGGCATATGACCGCTTTCGATGCCCTTGGCCAGGCCCGAATCGAGCAGTTCCTGCACATACTGGCTGGCCTTGGCCTGGTCGCCACGCGCTTCGAGCCGCTTGCGCAGGTTGCGCATTTCCACCGGCGCCTCCTTGCCCTCGGGGATCAGCGCCACCACCGGGTAAGAAGATTCGTCATTCCAGTATTCATCGAAGACCGCCGAAACCTGCGGCACCGCAGGACCGGCGATCAGCACGTCGAGGTCGCTGAAATCCATGTCGGTGCGGGCGGAGAAGTAGGCGTCGCCGATATTGCGCCCGCCCACCACCGACATCTGGTTGTCCACGGTCATCGACTTGTTGTGCATGCGCCGGTCCAGCCGGCTGAAGTCCCCCAGCAATTCCAGCCAGCGCAGGCTGCGGTTGGCGAACGGGTTGAACAGGCGCACTTCGATATTGGGATGCGAATCGACCGCCGACAGGATCTTGTCCAGATCGCCGCCGGTGCGCAGGTCGTCGAGCAGGATGCGCACGCGCACGCCGCGGTCGGCGGCGTCGATGATGTCGCCCAGCACCGCGGCGCCGGTGCCTGTGGGCTCGAGGATGTAGGTCTGCAGGTCAAGGCTGCGCTGGGCGGCGCGGGCCATCGCCAGGCGCGCGGCCAGCGCATCGGGGCCGGACGAGAGCGGGTAGAACAGCGACTCGCCAGGGCGCTGCGCGAGACGCGGAGCCAGTGCCTTGCCCAGTGGCGTGTCGGCGGTGGCGGCCGGCGCGTTGGACGGCGTGCGTTGCGCCGCTGCCGGCAGGCTGGCGCATCCGGTCAGGAGCATGGCCAGCACCACGGCCAGCGTGATCGCCAGCGGCAGCCCGCCCAGCGGCAAGCGCTTGCGGCAGGTCTCGAACGGATAGTGGCAGAAGAAAGTCTGGAACATCCATGGATCTCCCTGCGCCGGGAAGGCGCTGGCCCGGGACGCGCCGTGCAGACGACTGCACACGGACTGCATGTGGCGTGCCAGACCCGCTATCACGACAATACACCGCGCAAACAGGTGACGGCAGCGGTGCCATTCCTTTCCGCGCGGGGTCGTTGTCCTACATGGCTTGTGCAACGCGACATGGATTGCGTTGCGCGCATGTACTGCGGTTGCATCAAGGTTGCGGCTTTTCCTGCGCTGCATTTTCTCTTATGATCCGGCCGCGTAGCCGGGCTGTATATACCGCCCGGTATGCTGCCCGGTATGCTGCCCGGTATGCTGCCCGGTATGCTGCCCGGTAGGCCGCCCGACAGCGGCGCCGGTTGCGGTACCGACGTGGGTACCGACGGCGGCACCGTCTGTGGCCCCCTCGGCCCGCGTTGCCTCCGCAGGCGATCCCCGGCATAGTTGCGCGCTTTTGCGCGTCCCGACCCAAGTCCAGATGTCCAGCCAACCTTCCAATTCCGGCGCGCCAGCGCCCACGCTGCGCCGCACGCTGCGCGCCCGCCATCTCACCATGATCGCCATTGGCGGCTCGATCGGCACGGGGCTGTTCGTGGCGTCGGGCGCCACCATCGCGCAGGCCGGGCCCGGCGGCGCGCTGGCCGCCTACATCCTGATCGGCGCGATGGTGTATTTCCTGATGACCAGCCTGGGCGAGCTGGCTGCGTACATGCCGGTATCGGGATCGTTCGCCACCTACGGCGCGCGCTATGTCGATGAAGGCTTCGGCTTCGCGCTGGGCTGGAACTACTGGTACAACTGGGCGGTGACCATCGCGGTGGAGCTGGCCGCGGCGCAACTGGTGATGCTGTACTGGTTCCCGGACACGCCCGGCGTGCTGTGGAGCGCCCTGTTCCTCGGGCTGATGTTCGCGCTCAATGCCATCTCGGTGCGCGGCTTCGGCGAGGCCGAGTACTGGTGCGCGCTGGTCAAGGTGGTGACGGTGATCGCCTTTATCGGCATCGGCACGCTGATGATCTTCGGCATCATGCGCGGCGACATGCCGGCCACGCACGGCCTGGCCAACCTGACCCTCGGCGATGCGCCCTTCGTCGGCGGGCTGCCGGCGCTGATCGGCGTGGCCATGATCGCCGGCTTCTCGTTCCAGGGCACCGAGCTGATCGGCGTGGCCGCCGGCGAATCGGCCGACCCGGCGAAGAACATCCCGCGCGCGGTGCGGCAGGTGTTCTGGCGCATCCTGCTGTTCTATGTGCTGGCGATCCTGATCATCGGCATCCTGATCCCCTACACCGATCCCAGCCTGCTCAAGAATGACGTGCAGACCCTTGGCGTGAGCCCGTTCACGCTGGTGTTCCGCCATGCCGGCCTGGCCTTTGCCGCCGGCGTGATGAACGCTGTGATCCTGACCGCGGTGCTGTCGGCCGGCAACTCCGGCATGTACGCATCGACCCGCATGCTCTACAACCTGGCCACCGAAGGACGCGCGCCGCGCATTTTCGCGCGGCTGACGCGCAACGGCGTGCCGCTGATGGCGCTGCTGGCGACCACCGCGGTAGGCGCACTGTGCTTCCTCACCTCGCTGTTCGAAAGCAAGTCGGTGTACCTGTGGCTGCTGAACCTGTCGGGCATGACCGGCTTTATTGCGTGGCTGGGCATCGCGGTCAGCCACTACCGCTTTCGCAAGGGCTTTGTCGCGCAGGGCCATGACCTGTCGCGCCTGCCCTACCGCTCGCCGTTCTTCCCCTACGGGCCGATCTTCGCCTTCGCGCTGTGCCTGATCGTCACGCTGGGCCAGAACTACCAGGCCTTCACCAGCGGCAAGATCGACTGGGTCGGCGTGACCGCCACCTACATCGGCATCCCGATCTTCCTGGCGATCTGGGCGGGCTACCGCATCGTGCGCAAGACCCGCTTCGTGAGCTATGCCGAGATGGAATTCCCCGCGCTGCCGGCCGGCGGCAATGGCGCCATCATGCGCGACGCCGCCCCGGTGCCGGGAGAATAAGCGCGGTTCCCGAACGCTTCATGACAAGCAGTCAATAAAGCAAACCAGCACAACAACGCCGGAGACCTCGGTCGCCGGCGAGCGGGTGTACGCCACGGACGGCAAGCCCCGAGCGATGGCGCCGCGCTGCCCCTCTGCGGGCAGCGCGCTATCCGCACGCTATGCTTGAGGCAGGCGCGCGGCGCGAAAGCGCCGCGCGCTTTTTTTGTTTCGACGCCATCCATAGCCTGAGGACAGCCCGATGCGTAGCCGCCACCGCCTTTTCTCCCTGGCCCTGCTGGGCGCCCTCGCCGTGCCGGCCGCCAGCGCCGCCAGCTTCGACTGCGGCAAGGCACGCCTGTCCGATGAAATCGCCATCTGCGCGGACCGCTCGCTCAACGACAAGGATGTGGAACTGGCCACCAAGTACAAGCTGCTCAGCGGCCTGTCCGCCATGGGCGCGCGCGGCACCATGCAGGACCAGCAACGCGCCTGGCTCAAGCTGCGGCGCCAGTGCGGGCGCAATGTCGAATGCCTGAAGCAACGGTATAACGAGCGGCTGGGGGAGCTGGACAAGGTCTATGAGGGGATTCAGAAGCCGTTGTAGACAGGCTGGGCCATCGACCATCAGAAGCCCAGTTCGCTGTGCGAGCCCAGCCGGATCAACTGAAGCGTTCCAGCATCGGGCTTCCGATAGATCAGCAGGAGGTCCGGCCTGACATGGCAGTCCCGGCAGTCCCGCAACGCGCCGCCCAGGCCGTGGTCGCGGCATCGCGCAGGCAAGGCCTCGTCGCACGCCAGCAATTCGATAATGGCGGAAAGTTCATTTTCCTGGCCCTGCAGCGCCAATCGGTATGGACCTTTCAGTTCGCGTTTGTAGTCTCGTCTGAACTGGCTCGTCGGTTCAATCATCCTCATCGTTGAGATCCGCCATCAACGCCGCCACGGACCCGAATTTGCGCAGGCCGCCGGCCCGCGCTTCTTTCAGCGCTGCAATGGTTGCAGGGTTCGGAGTCATCAGCCCCGAAGGCAAAGCCTGCTCCAGCGCGATACGGGTCAACAACATGCGAACGGCGTCGGAAACGGTCAGGCCCATCGCTTCCAGCACGGCCGCGGCCTCGTCCTTGATTTGCTGGTCGATCCGGGTGCGAACGAAGGTCGAGGCGGGCATGGCAGGCTCCTGCGGATAATAACGAAGTGGATTATCGATTACTTGCCGGGCGGTGGATTTCAGAAAAATCTAACTCCCGGAAGTACCACAGTGTAGCTCAAACGAGCAACACCCACAGTAGGACTTAATCTCAGCCATGCAAGCACAAGCCACGTTTCGATCACCTGATTGAAAGAAGTCTTCCCGCTTCGTTGCTTTCTCCACGACACCCTTCCGCCTCGCCTTGACGCCGCCTTTCCGCATGTCCATCATTCCGACTTTTACTAAATGCGAATTATTCGCATTTGTATCAACATTTACATACAGGCCTGCCTGTCTTACCGCCACCCATGAATCACGCCGACTTCCGCGCCACCCGCCTGCGCGCACCCAAGCCTCGCCATCTCGCCGTATTGGCGCACCTGGCAGTCCTCATCGGCTTCCCGGCGGCGGCGGCGCTGGCACAGGAGCCCGCGGCGGGAGCCGAGCCGCAATCGCTGCCCGCCGTGACGGTCAGCGCCGCCGCCGTCGATGACGCGGGCCTGCAGCTTCAGAAAAAGGCCAGTACCGGTGCGCTGGGCTCGCGCACGCAACTCGACACGCCGTATTCCACGACCATCGTCACCGGCGAGGACCTGGCCGACCGCCAGGTCGCCAAGCTCGGCGACGTGTTCGCCATGGATGCCTCGGTCACCGACAACAGCAATGCCTACAACAGCTGGTCCAGCTACCTGACCGTGCGCGGCCTGCAGGTCGACTGGCAGAACGGCTTCAAGATCAACGGGCTGCCGTTCGTCGCCTACGGCATCACGCTGCCGTACGAGCATCTGGAGCAGGTGGAACTGCTCAAGGGCCTGCCGGGCTTCATGTACGGCTTTGGCACCCCGGGCGGCATCGTCAACTACGTCACCAAGAAGCCGACCGACACCTTTACCGCTTCGTTCGAGCTGGGCTACCGCGCCGCCAACGTGTGGAGCGAGCACATCGACCTCGGCGGCCGCGCGGGCCCGGACAACATGTTCGGCTACCGGCTTAACTACACGCACGAGGAAGGCACGCCGTACAACGCGCGCAACGTCAACCGCGACACGGTCTCGCTGGGCCTGGACGCACGCCTGACCAGGGACCTGACCTGGACCTTCGACTCGATCTACCAGGACCGCCGCACCGCCGGGCAGATGCCGTCCTTCAGCTTCTGGACCTACACCGACCAGGCGCTGCCGGCCGCGGTGTCCGGCCGCATCCGCAACTTCGCCGGCAGCGACCAGCACCTGAACACCAACCTGCAGCTGTACACCACGGGCCTGCGCTACCAGGTCAACCCGGAATGGGCGGTCAGCACCAACTACAGCTTCAGCAAGGTCAACCGCAGCCGCAACGAGAGCCTGTATGGCGTGCTGAACCAGGCCGGCGACTACACCGACACGCGCTACGACACCGCGCAGAACCAGCAGGTCGGCTACTGGCAGGCAATGCTGGAGGGCAAGTTCCGCACCGGCCCGTTCGGCCACCAGCTGGTGGCCGGCCTGTCGTGGCAGAAGCAGATCGACCGCTATGACAACAACGGCTTCGCCGGCACGATCGGCACCGGCAATATCTTCGAGCCGAACACCAACACGTACTTCAGCTCGACCGCGTTCAACAAGGTGCGCAACAGCGACATCACGCAGAAGTCGATCTTTGCCAGCGATACCGTGCAGCTGAGCGAGCGCTGGTCGGTGCTGGCCGGGCTGCGCGTGACCAATTTCGAGCAGAACGGCTACGTCCCGGTGGCCAGCAACTACACCAAGAACGGCGTGGTCACGCCGACGCTGGCGCTGATGTTCAAGCCGGTGCCGGCGGCCACGGTCTATGCCAGCTATGTAGAAGCGCTGGAGCCCGGCTCGATCGTGCCGGATGGCTACACCAACGCGCGCCAGCTGCTCAGCCCGCTCCGCAGCAAGCAGTATGAAATCGGCGTCAAGGCCGACCAGCAGAAGTGGAGCGCCACCGCCGCGCTGTTCCGCATCGAGCGCGATGCAGAGTACGACAGTGTCAGCAACGGCCTGCCGACGCGGGTGCAGGACGGCTCCTCGATCTACCA
This genomic window from Cupriavidus sp. P-10 contains:
- a CDS encoding type II toxin-antitoxin system YafQ family toxin, yielding MRMIEPTSQFRRDYKRELKGPYRLALQGQENELSAIIELLACDEALPARCRDHGLGGALRDCRDCHVRPDLLLIYRKPDAGTLQLIRLGSHSELGF
- a CDS encoding amino acid permease, coding for MSSQPSNSGAPAPTLRRTLRARHLTMIAIGGSIGTGLFVASGATIAQAGPGGALAAYILIGAMVYFLMTSLGELAAYMPVSGSFATYGARYVDEGFGFALGWNYWYNWAVTIAVELAAAQLVMLYWFPDTPGVLWSALFLGLMFALNAISVRGFGEAEYWCALVKVVTVIAFIGIGTLMIFGIMRGDMPATHGLANLTLGDAPFVGGLPALIGVAMIAGFSFQGTELIGVAAGESADPAKNIPRAVRQVFWRILLFYVLAILIIGILIPYTDPSLLKNDVQTLGVSPFTLVFRHAGLAFAAGVMNAVILTAVLSAGNSGMYASTRMLYNLATEGRAPRIFARLTRNGVPLMALLATTAVGALCFLTSLFESKSVYLWLLNLSGMTGFIAWLGIAVSHYRFRKGFVAQGHDLSRLPYRSPFFPYGPIFAFALCLIVTLGQNYQAFTSGKIDWVGVTATYIGIPIFLAIWAGYRIVRKTRFVSYAEMEFPALPAGGNGAIMRDAAPVPGE
- a CDS encoding phospholipase D family protein → MFQTFFCHYPFETCRKRLPLGGLPLAITLAVVLAMLLTGCASLPAAAQRTPSNAPAATADTPLGKALAPRLAQRPGESLFYPLSSGPDALAARLAMARAAQRSLDLQTYILEPTGTGAAVLGDIIDAADRGVRVRILLDDLRTGGDLDKILSAVDSHPNIEVRLFNPFANRSLRWLELLGDFSRLDRRMHNKSMTVDNQMSVVGGRNIGDAYFSARTDMDFSDLDVLIAGPAVPQVSAVFDEYWNDESSYPVVALIPEGKEAPVEMRNLRKRLEARGDQAKASQYVQELLDSGLAKGIESGHMPAYTGKATVVSDKAAKITHQTHDEPGHATARLEKMISGAQKEVLLISPYFVPDDDGEAWLIALAKRGIRVRILTNSFAATDVSAVHAGYAPHRQALVAAGIELYELKPSANAELAQRGKAAKGSRSRSWMSSSRASLHAKNYIVDRRLVFIGSLNMDPRSAKLNTEMGIVLDSPALAERMIKSTEDGLLDMAYRIGVRTDADGNNARLTWTTRESGQLTTYDSEPGMGALQHLGIGVLRVLPIKEEL
- a CDS encoding Zn-dependent alcohol dehydrogenase, which translates into the protein MKAAVLHQPKTPLVIEDVAIGKPGPREVLVRTAAVGVCHSDLHFLDGAYPYPMPAILGHEAAGVVEQVGAEVRTVRPGDHVITCLSAYCGHCEHCLTGHLSLCVEPDTRRREGEEPRLTARQGGPMNQFLNLSAFAEQMLIHEHALVAIRRDMPLDRAALIGCAVTTGMGAVIHTARVQPGETVAVIGCGGIGLATVNSAAIAGAGRIIAIDRVPAKLELARKFGATDVIDAGNADVPDAVRALTGGGVHHAFEAIGLKQTTEQAFAMLHRGGTATVIGMIAPGVKIELKGSDFLAEKRIQGSLMGSNRFPVDMPRMVDFYMAGRLHLDELIAQRLPLERINDAFDELRRGELARSVILFE
- a CDS encoding lysozyme inhibitor LprI family protein — protein: MRSRHRLFSLALLGALAVPAASAASFDCGKARLSDEIAICADRSLNDKDVELATKYKLLSGLSAMGARGTMQDQQRAWLKLRRQCGRNVECLKQRYNERLGELDKVYEGIQKPL
- a CDS encoding TonB-dependent siderophore receptor; translated protein: MNHADFRATRLRAPKPRHLAVLAHLAVLIGFPAAAALAQEPAAGAEPQSLPAVTVSAAAVDDAGLQLQKKASTGALGSRTQLDTPYSTTIVTGEDLADRQVAKLGDVFAMDASVTDNSNAYNSWSSYLTVRGLQVDWQNGFKINGLPFVAYGITLPYEHLEQVELLKGLPGFMYGFGTPGGIVNYVTKKPTDTFTASFELGYRAANVWSEHIDLGGRAGPDNMFGYRLNYTHEEGTPYNARNVNRDTVSLGLDARLTRDLTWTFDSIYQDRRTAGQMPSFSFWTYTDQALPAAVSGRIRNFAGSDQHLNTNLQLYTTGLRYQVNPEWAVSTNYSFSKVNRSRNESLYGVLNQAGDYTDTRYDTAQNQQVGYWQAMLEGKFRTGPFGHQLVAGLSWQKQIDRYDNNGFAGTIGTGNIFEPNTNTYFSSTAFNKVRNSDITQKSIFASDTVQLSERWSVLAGLRVTNFEQNGYVPVASNYTKNGVVTPTLALMFKPVPAATVYASYVEALEPGSIVPDGYTNARQLLSPLRSKQYEIGVKADQQKWSATAALFRIERDAEYDSVSNGLPTRVQDGSSIYQGVELAGVYRLGSQWEFGGSAMYLDTYYGKGNTNIDNRVAGAPELVLAGRISYRVPFVPGLRVGVDGKYTSNIKLNATNTLEAGGYTVFNLGATYNTRVYGKDLTLRAALNNLTNKRYWGFQYENYLQPGDPRSVSLTAKIAY
- a CDS encoding type II toxin-antitoxin system RelB/DinJ family antitoxin; the protein is MPASTFVRTRIDQQIKDEAAAVLEAMGLTVSDAVRMLLTRIALEQALPSGLMTPNPATIAALKEARAGGLRKFGSVAALMADLNDEDD